The following coding sequences are from one Syngnathus acus chromosome 12, fSynAcu1.2, whole genome shotgun sequence window:
- the add1 gene encoding alpha-adducin isoform X2: MNGDSGAGVVTAHPPATAPHKERYFDRAVDESSPEYQRERNMAPALRQDFNMMEQKKRVSMILQSPVFCDELESMIQDQLKKGKTPTSLLALQQIADFMTTSMPAMCPAAPQGGMAALNMSLGMVTPVNDLRGSDSISYDKGEKLLRCKLAAFYRLTDLFGWSQLIYNHLTVRVSSEEDRFLICPFGLLYSEVTASSLVKIDLSGDIVDRGSTNLGVNGAGFNLHAAVYAARPDVKCVVHIHTAAGAAVSAMKCGLLPISPEALALGEVAYHDYQGIVVDEEERVDIQKNLGKNAKVLILRNHGLLSVGETVEEAFYYIHNLVNACEIQVRTLASAGGPDNLVMLDPSKYKSRPRVPEPAGDGSTAQPKWLVGEQEFEALMRMLDNLGYRTGYPYRCPALRDKGKKYSDAESAHLAGYTYGEDSDSGARSPMKHSFQRGQRDKTRWLNAGGRPDEPGEDGPDGGSPKSKPKVWTNITHDHVKPLLQSLSSGVCVPSCITNCLWTKEDGMRQAAVANQFIPLNTNPKDVLEMRNKIREQNLQDIKTAGPQSQVLCVGSVVERNFQQDAPLSDCTDTIDSLDASEGSYSPARSIRKGELVTASKAIIEKEYQPKVIVSKQGPNPFNKLTDQELDEYRREVELKQKGPEVQDEGDCKAALSSKLESVEAPVPPPVLSEPGTATASGQGPPPLGLVDAVHPDSPHKEFHCAVLRALSKEPMEANQAEDQELEEPEEEAKDPKATCTPPSTPVRAEEDASFTRVEMIKGMALIKILLFK; the protein is encoded by the exons ATGAACGGCGACTCAGGTGCCGGTGTGGTGACGGCCCACCCTCCCGCCACCGCCCCCCACAAGGAGCGCTACTTTGACCGGGCGGTGGACGAGAGCAGCCCCGAGTACCAGCGGGAAAGAAACATGGCGCCCGCTCTGCGCCAGGACTTCAACATGATGGAACAGAAGAAGCGAGTCTCCATGATCCTCCAGAGCCCG GTGTTCTGCGACGAGCTGGAGTCCATGATCCAAGATCAACTGAAGAAAGGCAAGACACCCACCAGCCTGCTGGCCCTGCAACAGATTGCCGACTTCATGACCACCAGCATGCCCGCCATGTGTCCTGCTGCGCCGCAGGGGGGTATGGCAGCGCTCAACATGA GTTTGGGTATGGTCACACCGGTGAACGATTTACGTGGATCGGATTCTATCTCGTATGACAAAGGCGAGAAGCTCCTCAGATGCAAGCTGGCAGCGTTCTACCGGCTCACTGACCTGTTTGGCTGGTCGCAACTCATTTACAACCATCTCACA GTAAGGGTGAGCTCCGAGGAAGATCGATTCCTCATTTGCCCTTTTGGGCTCCTGTATAGTGAAGTCACCGCATCCAGCCTG GTGAAGATAGATTTGTCAGGTGACATCGTAGATCGGGGAAGCACTAACCTCGGCGTCAATGGCGCCGGCTTCAATCTGCACGCTGCCGTCTATGCTGCGCGGCCGGACGTCAAGTGCGTCGTCCATATACACACGGCTGCCGGCGCAGCG GTGTCGGCCATGAAATGCGGCCTGCTACCCATCTCACCTGAGGCTCTTGCTCTCGGTGAGGTGGCCTACCATGACTACCAAGGCATAGTGGTGGATGAGGAGGAACGAGTTGACATTCAGAAGAACTTGGGCAAAAATGCTAAG GTGCTCATCTTAAGGAACCACGGTTTGTTATCAGTTGGCGAAACTGTGGAGGAAGCTTTCTATTACATCCACAACCTGGTCAACGCATGTGAGATTCAG GTGCGAACACTGGCCAGCGCTGGAGGCCCAGATAACCTGGTGATGCTTGACCCAAGCAAGTACAAGTCCCGTCCTCGCGTTCCCGAGCCCGCCGGCGACGGGTCCACCGCCCAGCCCAAGTGGCTAGTAGGGGAGCAAGAGTTTGAGGCTCTCATGCGAATGCTCGACAACCTG GGCTATCGGACCGGCTACCCTTACCGTTGTCCGGCATTACGAGACAAAGGTAAAAAGTACAGTGACGCGGAGAGCGCTCACTTGGCCGGTTACACTTACGGCGAGGACAGCGACTCGGGCGCTCGCTCCCCAATGAAACACAGCTTCCAGCGCGGCCAGCGCGACAAGACCCGTTGGCTCAATGCCGGCGGTCGGCCCGACGAGCCCGGCGAGGACGGGCCCGACGGCGGAAGCCCCAAGTCGAAGCCTAAGGTGTGGACGAATATAACACACGATCACGTCAAACCCTTGCTGCAGTCTCTCTCGTCCGGTGTCTGCGTGCCAAGCTGTATAACCAACTGCTTG TGGACTAAAGAGGATGGAATGCGACAGGCCGCCGTGGCCAATCAGTTCATCCCGTTGAACACCAATCCCAAAGATGTGCTGGAAATGAGGAATAAG ATCCGCGAGCAGAATCTGCAGGACATTAAGACTGCCGGGCCTCAGTCTCAGGTTCTGTGCGTTGGCTCAGTGGTGGAGCGCAACTTTCAGCAG GACGCCCCTCTGTCTGACTGTACAGACACTATTGACAGCCTCGATGCCTCGGAGGGGTCCTATAGTCCTGCTAGATCTATTAGAAAG GGAGAACTGGTGACCGCGTCCAAGGCCATCATTGAGAAGGAGTACCAGCCCAAGGTGATTGTCAGCAAGCAGGGGCCCAACCCCTTCAACAAGCTCACCGACCAAGAGCTGGACGAGTATCGGCGAGAGGTAGAGCTGAAGCAGAAAGGACCTGAAG TGCAGGATGAAGGTGATTGCAAGGCCGCACTCTCCTCCAAGCTGGAAAGCGTCGAAGCCCCAGTTCCCCCTCCCGTGTTATCTGAACCCGGCACGGCAACAGCCTCCGGGCAGGGGCCCCCGCCCCTTGGCCTTGTGGATGCAGTCCACCCGGACTCTCCCCATAAGGAGTTCCACTGCGCCGTGCTGCGAGCCCTCAGCAAGGAGCCGATGGAGGCGAATCAGGCTGAAG ATCAAGAGTTGGAGGAACCAGAGGAAGAGGCCAAAGACCCAAAGGCCACCTGTACACCACCCAGCACTCCAGTCAGGGCAGAGGAAG ATGCCTCCTTCACCAG GGTGGAAATGATCAAAGGAATGGCACTTATTAAGATTTTGCTGTTTAAATAA
- the add1 gene encoding alpha-adducin isoform X10 encodes MNGDSGAGVVTAHPPATAPHKERYFDRAVDESSPEYQRERNMAPALRQDFNMMEQKKRVSMILQSPVFCDELESMIQDQLKKGKTPTSLLALQQIADFMTTSMPAMCPAAPQGGMAALNMSLGMVTPVNDLRGSDSISYDKGEKLLRCKLAAFYRLTDLFGWSQLIYNHLTVRVSSEEDRFLICPFGLLYSEVTASSLVKIDLSGDIVDRGSTNLGVNGAGFNLHAAVYAARPDVKCVVHIHTAAGAAVSAMKCGLLPISPEALALGEVAYHDYQGIVVDEEERVDIQKNLGKNAKVLILRNHGLLSVGETVEEAFYYIHNLVNACEIQVRTLASAGGPDNLVMLDPSKYKSRPRVPEPAGDGSTAQPKWLVGEQEFEALMRMLDNLGYRTGYPYRCPALRDKGKKYSDAESAHLAGYTYGEDSDSGARSPMKHSFQRGQRDKTRWLNAGGRPDEPGEDGPDGGSPKSKPKVWTNITHDHVKPLLQSLSSGVCVPSCITNCLWTKEDGMRQAAVANQFIPLNTNPKDVLEMRNKIREQNLQDIKTAGPQSQVLCVGSVVERNFQQDAPLSDCTDTIDSLDASEGSYSPARSIRKGELVTASKAIIEKEYQPKVIVSKQGPNPFNKLTDQELDEYRREVELKQKGPEDQELEEPEEEAKDPKATCTPPSTPVRAEEGWK; translated from the exons ATGAACGGCGACTCAGGTGCCGGTGTGGTGACGGCCCACCCTCCCGCCACCGCCCCCCACAAGGAGCGCTACTTTGACCGGGCGGTGGACGAGAGCAGCCCCGAGTACCAGCGGGAAAGAAACATGGCGCCCGCTCTGCGCCAGGACTTCAACATGATGGAACAGAAGAAGCGAGTCTCCATGATCCTCCAGAGCCCG GTGTTCTGCGACGAGCTGGAGTCCATGATCCAAGATCAACTGAAGAAAGGCAAGACACCCACCAGCCTGCTGGCCCTGCAACAGATTGCCGACTTCATGACCACCAGCATGCCCGCCATGTGTCCTGCTGCGCCGCAGGGGGGTATGGCAGCGCTCAACATGA GTTTGGGTATGGTCACACCGGTGAACGATTTACGTGGATCGGATTCTATCTCGTATGACAAAGGCGAGAAGCTCCTCAGATGCAAGCTGGCAGCGTTCTACCGGCTCACTGACCTGTTTGGCTGGTCGCAACTCATTTACAACCATCTCACA GTAAGGGTGAGCTCCGAGGAAGATCGATTCCTCATTTGCCCTTTTGGGCTCCTGTATAGTGAAGTCACCGCATCCAGCCTG GTGAAGATAGATTTGTCAGGTGACATCGTAGATCGGGGAAGCACTAACCTCGGCGTCAATGGCGCCGGCTTCAATCTGCACGCTGCCGTCTATGCTGCGCGGCCGGACGTCAAGTGCGTCGTCCATATACACACGGCTGCCGGCGCAGCG GTGTCGGCCATGAAATGCGGCCTGCTACCCATCTCACCTGAGGCTCTTGCTCTCGGTGAGGTGGCCTACCATGACTACCAAGGCATAGTGGTGGATGAGGAGGAACGAGTTGACATTCAGAAGAACTTGGGCAAAAATGCTAAG GTGCTCATCTTAAGGAACCACGGTTTGTTATCAGTTGGCGAAACTGTGGAGGAAGCTTTCTATTACATCCACAACCTGGTCAACGCATGTGAGATTCAG GTGCGAACACTGGCCAGCGCTGGAGGCCCAGATAACCTGGTGATGCTTGACCCAAGCAAGTACAAGTCCCGTCCTCGCGTTCCCGAGCCCGCCGGCGACGGGTCCACCGCCCAGCCCAAGTGGCTAGTAGGGGAGCAAGAGTTTGAGGCTCTCATGCGAATGCTCGACAACCTG GGCTATCGGACCGGCTACCCTTACCGTTGTCCGGCATTACGAGACAAAGGTAAAAAGTACAGTGACGCGGAGAGCGCTCACTTGGCCGGTTACACTTACGGCGAGGACAGCGACTCGGGCGCTCGCTCCCCAATGAAACACAGCTTCCAGCGCGGCCAGCGCGACAAGACCCGTTGGCTCAATGCCGGCGGTCGGCCCGACGAGCCCGGCGAGGACGGGCCCGACGGCGGAAGCCCCAAGTCGAAGCCTAAGGTGTGGACGAATATAACACACGATCACGTCAAACCCTTGCTGCAGTCTCTCTCGTCCGGTGTCTGCGTGCCAAGCTGTATAACCAACTGCTTG TGGACTAAAGAGGATGGAATGCGACAGGCCGCCGTGGCCAATCAGTTCATCCCGTTGAACACCAATCCCAAAGATGTGCTGGAAATGAGGAATAAG ATCCGCGAGCAGAATCTGCAGGACATTAAGACTGCCGGGCCTCAGTCTCAGGTTCTGTGCGTTGGCTCAGTGGTGGAGCGCAACTTTCAGCAG GACGCCCCTCTGTCTGACTGTACAGACACTATTGACAGCCTCGATGCCTCGGAGGGGTCCTATAGTCCTGCTAGATCTATTAGAAAG GGAGAACTGGTGACCGCGTCCAAGGCCATCATTGAGAAGGAGTACCAGCCCAAGGTGATTGTCAGCAAGCAGGGGCCCAACCCCTTCAACAAGCTCACCGACCAAGAGCTGGACGAGTATCGGCGAGAGGTAGAGCTGAAGCAGAAAGGACCTGAAG ATCAAGAGTTGGAGGAACCAGAGGAAGAGGCCAAAGACCCAAAGGCCACCTGTACACCACCCAGCACTCCAGTCAGGGCAGAGGAAG GGTGGAAATGA
- the add1 gene encoding alpha-adducin isoform X8, which translates to MNGDSGAGVVTAHPPATAPHKERYFDRAVDESSPEYQRERNMAPALRQDFNMMEQKKRVSMILQSPVFCDELESMIQDQLKKGKTPTSLLALQQIADFMTTSMPAMCPAAPQGGMAALNMSLGMVTPVNDLRGSDSISYDKGEKLLRCKLAAFYRLTDLFGWSQLIYNHLTVRVSSEEDRFLICPFGLLYSEVTASSLVKIDLSGDIVDRGSTNLGVNGAGFNLHAAVYAARPDVKCVVHIHTAAGAAVSAMKCGLLPISPEALALGEVAYHDYQGIVVDEEERVDIQKNLGKNAKVLILRNHGLLSVGETVEEAFYYIHNLVNACEIQVRTLASAGGPDNLVMLDPSKYKSRPRVPEPAGDGSTAQPKWLVGEQEFEALMRMLDNLGYRTGYPYRCPALRDKGKKYSDAESAHLAGYTYGEDSDSGARSPMKHSFQRGQRDKTRWLNAGGRPDEPGEDGPDGGSPKSKPKVWTNITHDHVKPLLQSLSSGVCVPSCITNCLWTKEDGMRQAAVANQFIPLNTNPKDVLEMRNKIREQNLQDIKTAGPQSQVLCVGSVVERNFQQDAPLSDCTDTIDSLDASEGSYSPARSIRKGELVTASKAIIEKEYQPKVIVSKQGPNPFNKLTDQELDEYRREVELKQKGPEDQELEEPEEEAKDPKATCTPPSTPVRAEEGDGNAKEYLLP; encoded by the exons ATGAACGGCGACTCAGGTGCCGGTGTGGTGACGGCCCACCCTCCCGCCACCGCCCCCCACAAGGAGCGCTACTTTGACCGGGCGGTGGACGAGAGCAGCCCCGAGTACCAGCGGGAAAGAAACATGGCGCCCGCTCTGCGCCAGGACTTCAACATGATGGAACAGAAGAAGCGAGTCTCCATGATCCTCCAGAGCCCG GTGTTCTGCGACGAGCTGGAGTCCATGATCCAAGATCAACTGAAGAAAGGCAAGACACCCACCAGCCTGCTGGCCCTGCAACAGATTGCCGACTTCATGACCACCAGCATGCCCGCCATGTGTCCTGCTGCGCCGCAGGGGGGTATGGCAGCGCTCAACATGA GTTTGGGTATGGTCACACCGGTGAACGATTTACGTGGATCGGATTCTATCTCGTATGACAAAGGCGAGAAGCTCCTCAGATGCAAGCTGGCAGCGTTCTACCGGCTCACTGACCTGTTTGGCTGGTCGCAACTCATTTACAACCATCTCACA GTAAGGGTGAGCTCCGAGGAAGATCGATTCCTCATTTGCCCTTTTGGGCTCCTGTATAGTGAAGTCACCGCATCCAGCCTG GTGAAGATAGATTTGTCAGGTGACATCGTAGATCGGGGAAGCACTAACCTCGGCGTCAATGGCGCCGGCTTCAATCTGCACGCTGCCGTCTATGCTGCGCGGCCGGACGTCAAGTGCGTCGTCCATATACACACGGCTGCCGGCGCAGCG GTGTCGGCCATGAAATGCGGCCTGCTACCCATCTCACCTGAGGCTCTTGCTCTCGGTGAGGTGGCCTACCATGACTACCAAGGCATAGTGGTGGATGAGGAGGAACGAGTTGACATTCAGAAGAACTTGGGCAAAAATGCTAAG GTGCTCATCTTAAGGAACCACGGTTTGTTATCAGTTGGCGAAACTGTGGAGGAAGCTTTCTATTACATCCACAACCTGGTCAACGCATGTGAGATTCAG GTGCGAACACTGGCCAGCGCTGGAGGCCCAGATAACCTGGTGATGCTTGACCCAAGCAAGTACAAGTCCCGTCCTCGCGTTCCCGAGCCCGCCGGCGACGGGTCCACCGCCCAGCCCAAGTGGCTAGTAGGGGAGCAAGAGTTTGAGGCTCTCATGCGAATGCTCGACAACCTG GGCTATCGGACCGGCTACCCTTACCGTTGTCCGGCATTACGAGACAAAGGTAAAAAGTACAGTGACGCGGAGAGCGCTCACTTGGCCGGTTACACTTACGGCGAGGACAGCGACTCGGGCGCTCGCTCCCCAATGAAACACAGCTTCCAGCGCGGCCAGCGCGACAAGACCCGTTGGCTCAATGCCGGCGGTCGGCCCGACGAGCCCGGCGAGGACGGGCCCGACGGCGGAAGCCCCAAGTCGAAGCCTAAGGTGTGGACGAATATAACACACGATCACGTCAAACCCTTGCTGCAGTCTCTCTCGTCCGGTGTCTGCGTGCCAAGCTGTATAACCAACTGCTTG TGGACTAAAGAGGATGGAATGCGACAGGCCGCCGTGGCCAATCAGTTCATCCCGTTGAACACCAATCCCAAAGATGTGCTGGAAATGAGGAATAAG ATCCGCGAGCAGAATCTGCAGGACATTAAGACTGCCGGGCCTCAGTCTCAGGTTCTGTGCGTTGGCTCAGTGGTGGAGCGCAACTTTCAGCAG GACGCCCCTCTGTCTGACTGTACAGACACTATTGACAGCCTCGATGCCTCGGAGGGGTCCTATAGTCCTGCTAGATCTATTAGAAAG GGAGAACTGGTGACCGCGTCCAAGGCCATCATTGAGAAGGAGTACCAGCCCAAGGTGATTGTCAGCAAGCAGGGGCCCAACCCCTTCAACAAGCTCACCGACCAAGAGCTGGACGAGTATCGGCGAGAGGTAGAGCTGAAGCAGAAAGGACCTGAAG ATCAAGAGTTGGAGGAACCAGAGGAAGAGGCCAAAGACCCAAAGGCCACCTGTACACCACCCAGCACTCCAGTCAGGGCAGAGGAAG GAGATGGAAATGCAAAAGAGTACCTGTTACCATA A
- the add1 gene encoding alpha-adducin isoform X11, whose translation MNGDSGAGVVTAHPPATAPHKERYFDRAVDESSPEYQRERNMAPALRQDFNMMEQKKRVSMILQSPVFCDELESMIQDQLKKGKTPTSLLALQQIADFMTTSMPAMCPAAPQGGMAALNMSLGMVTPVNDLRGSDSISYDKGEKLLRCKLAAFYRLTDLFGWSQLIYNHLTVRVSSEEDRFLICPFGLLYSEVTASSLVKIDLSGDIVDRGSTNLGVNGAGFNLHAAVYAARPDVKCVVHIHTAAGAAVSAMKCGLLPISPEALALGEVAYHDYQGIVVDEEERVDIQKNLGKNAKVLILRNHGLLSVGETVEEAFYYIHNLVNACEIQVRTLASAGGPDNLVMLDPSKYKSRPRVPEPAGDGSTAQPKWLVGEQEFEALMRMLDNLGYRTGYPYRCPALRDKGKKYSDAESAHLAGYTYGEDSDSGARSPMKHSFQRGQRDKTRWLNAGGRPDEPGEDGPDGGSPKSKPKVWTNITHDHVKPLLQSLSSGVCVPSCITNCLWTKEDGMRQAAVANQFIPLNTNPKDVLEMRNKIREQNLQDIKTAGPQSQVLCVGSVVERNFQQGELVTASKAIIEKEYQPKVIVSKQGPNPFNKLTDQELDEYRREVELKQKGPEVQDEGDCKAALSSKLESVEAPVPPPVLSEPGTATASGQGPPPLGLVDAVHPDSPHKEFHCAVLRALSKEPMEANQAEDQELEEPEEEAKDPKATCTPPSTPVRAEEGDGNAKEYLLP comes from the exons ATGAACGGCGACTCAGGTGCCGGTGTGGTGACGGCCCACCCTCCCGCCACCGCCCCCCACAAGGAGCGCTACTTTGACCGGGCGGTGGACGAGAGCAGCCCCGAGTACCAGCGGGAAAGAAACATGGCGCCCGCTCTGCGCCAGGACTTCAACATGATGGAACAGAAGAAGCGAGTCTCCATGATCCTCCAGAGCCCG GTGTTCTGCGACGAGCTGGAGTCCATGATCCAAGATCAACTGAAGAAAGGCAAGACACCCACCAGCCTGCTGGCCCTGCAACAGATTGCCGACTTCATGACCACCAGCATGCCCGCCATGTGTCCTGCTGCGCCGCAGGGGGGTATGGCAGCGCTCAACATGA GTTTGGGTATGGTCACACCGGTGAACGATTTACGTGGATCGGATTCTATCTCGTATGACAAAGGCGAGAAGCTCCTCAGATGCAAGCTGGCAGCGTTCTACCGGCTCACTGACCTGTTTGGCTGGTCGCAACTCATTTACAACCATCTCACA GTAAGGGTGAGCTCCGAGGAAGATCGATTCCTCATTTGCCCTTTTGGGCTCCTGTATAGTGAAGTCACCGCATCCAGCCTG GTGAAGATAGATTTGTCAGGTGACATCGTAGATCGGGGAAGCACTAACCTCGGCGTCAATGGCGCCGGCTTCAATCTGCACGCTGCCGTCTATGCTGCGCGGCCGGACGTCAAGTGCGTCGTCCATATACACACGGCTGCCGGCGCAGCG GTGTCGGCCATGAAATGCGGCCTGCTACCCATCTCACCTGAGGCTCTTGCTCTCGGTGAGGTGGCCTACCATGACTACCAAGGCATAGTGGTGGATGAGGAGGAACGAGTTGACATTCAGAAGAACTTGGGCAAAAATGCTAAG GTGCTCATCTTAAGGAACCACGGTTTGTTATCAGTTGGCGAAACTGTGGAGGAAGCTTTCTATTACATCCACAACCTGGTCAACGCATGTGAGATTCAG GTGCGAACACTGGCCAGCGCTGGAGGCCCAGATAACCTGGTGATGCTTGACCCAAGCAAGTACAAGTCCCGTCCTCGCGTTCCCGAGCCCGCCGGCGACGGGTCCACCGCCCAGCCCAAGTGGCTAGTAGGGGAGCAAGAGTTTGAGGCTCTCATGCGAATGCTCGACAACCTG GGCTATCGGACCGGCTACCCTTACCGTTGTCCGGCATTACGAGACAAAGGTAAAAAGTACAGTGACGCGGAGAGCGCTCACTTGGCCGGTTACACTTACGGCGAGGACAGCGACTCGGGCGCTCGCTCCCCAATGAAACACAGCTTCCAGCGCGGCCAGCGCGACAAGACCCGTTGGCTCAATGCCGGCGGTCGGCCCGACGAGCCCGGCGAGGACGGGCCCGACGGCGGAAGCCCCAAGTCGAAGCCTAAGGTGTGGACGAATATAACACACGATCACGTCAAACCCTTGCTGCAGTCTCTCTCGTCCGGTGTCTGCGTGCCAAGCTGTATAACCAACTGCTTG TGGACTAAAGAGGATGGAATGCGACAGGCCGCCGTGGCCAATCAGTTCATCCCGTTGAACACCAATCCCAAAGATGTGCTGGAAATGAGGAATAAG ATCCGCGAGCAGAATCTGCAGGACATTAAGACTGCCGGGCCTCAGTCTCAGGTTCTGTGCGTTGGCTCAGTGGTGGAGCGCAACTTTCAGCAG GGAGAACTGGTGACCGCGTCCAAGGCCATCATTGAGAAGGAGTACCAGCCCAAGGTGATTGTCAGCAAGCAGGGGCCCAACCCCTTCAACAAGCTCACCGACCAAGAGCTGGACGAGTATCGGCGAGAGGTAGAGCTGAAGCAGAAAGGACCTGAAG TGCAGGATGAAGGTGATTGCAAGGCCGCACTCTCCTCCAAGCTGGAAAGCGTCGAAGCCCCAGTTCCCCCTCCCGTGTTATCTGAACCCGGCACGGCAACAGCCTCCGGGCAGGGGCCCCCGCCCCTTGGCCTTGTGGATGCAGTCCACCCGGACTCTCCCCATAAGGAGTTCCACTGCGCCGTGCTGCGAGCCCTCAGCAAGGAGCCGATGGAGGCGAATCAGGCTGAAG ATCAAGAGTTGGAGGAACCAGAGGAAGAGGCCAAAGACCCAAAGGCCACCTGTACACCACCCAGCACTCCAGTCAGGGCAGAGGAAG GAGATGGAAATGCAAAAGAGTACCTGTTACCATAG